TCAAATAATTTTTCTGCACTGCGAGCTGCTCTTGCTAATTCCTGCAATGCTGGTATCGCCGCCACCAAAACAGCACTCAGACTGGCGGCGACTAGGAGTATGGACAGTCCCAGCCAAAACAGGGGGTCAATCACTTTGATATCTTCTACTAATTATCTAAATGTTGAGGAACGGTATCGGACTTTTCTTGAGCATTTTGCTGCTTCATTGCTTGGCTTTCCCGCAAACTAGCATCAATGCCTGCTGAAATTGCCTCCCGCAGTCGGTCTAAAGTATCATCCCAGTTAGAGCGTGCGTTTGCAGAAAGGCGGTCTGCCTGTATTTGGACACTCGTTGAAATATCTTCTGCCAATTCTGGCAAAGCACTGGCAGATTTCTTCAAGAGTTGACGGGTTTCGCGTCCTGTGCGTGGAGCAATGAGCAACCCAGTTAAAGCACCAATGGTTGCGCCTAGCATCATACCGCCAATAAATGATCCAGAACGGTTGTTAGACATTTTTTTGTTTCTCTCCTTACACCCATTCTATGTGGGTTTTCACGCCTTGCAAAATCCAAAAGATTTTATCTTTCTAAATTTAGAGAGACAATTGATTCGCCAGAAAGGTTGCCCTTACTGCCTACTTTCTCTTTTTCACTAATTTTGCTCGGAAGCTCAGAAAATTACTCTGCCAGACTTGCTGTCCAAGTGCAACTAGACTGAAAATCTGTCGCAGCCGCTGGATTTGTAGTCGTGCTGGTTGATCTTTGTGCCGTAGATTATTAATATTCCCAAGACTAGTGTAAAAAGCTTGTGGTGCTGTATATAA
This portion of the Brasilonema sennae CENA114 genome encodes:
- a CDS encoding YtxH domain-containing protein; its protein translation is MSNNRSGSFIGGMMLGATIGALTGLLIAPRTGRETRQLLKKSASALPELAEDISTSVQIQADRLSANARSNWDDTLDRLREAISAGIDASLRESQAMKQQNAQEKSDTVPQHLDN